A stretch of Larus michahellis chromosome Z, bLarMic1.1, whole genome shotgun sequence DNA encodes these proteins:
- the CDK7 gene encoding cyclin-dependent kinase 7 isoform X1 yields the protein MATDARARAKRYEKLDFLGEGQFATVYKARDKNTNQIVAIKKIKLGHRSEAKDGINRTALREIKLLQELSHTNIIGLLDAFGHKSNISLVFDFMETDLEVIIKDTSIVLTQSHIKAYMLMTLQGLEYLHQHWILHRDLKPNNLLLDENGVLKLADFGLAKSFGSPNRVYTHQVVTRWYRAPELLFGARMYGVGVDMWAVGCILAELLLRVPFLPGDSDLDQLTRIFETLGTPTEEQWPGMTSLPDYVAFKSFPGMPLQHIFSAAGDDLLNLLQGLFIFNPCTRVTATQALKQKYFSNRPGPTPGNQLPRPNCPAEVVKEQQNALLNVKRKRTEGIDQGLPKKLIF from the exons ATGGCCACGGACGCGCGGGCCCGCGCCAAGCGATACGAGAAGCTCGACTTCTTGGGGGAGGGACAG TTTGCTACCGTCTATAAAGCGAGGGATAAGAACACCAACCAAATCGTGGCTATTAAAAAG attaAACTGGGACATAGATCAGAAGCTAAAGATG gaATCAACAGAACAGCCCTCAGGGAGATAAAATTGTTGCAGGAACTAAGCCATACGAATATTATTGGT cTTCTAGATGCATTTGGGCACAAGTCCAATATTAGCTTGGTATTTGATTTTATGGAAACGGATCTCGAg GTTATTATAAAGGATACCAGTATTGTGTTGACACAATCTCACATCAAGGCATATATGTTGATGACGCTTCAAGGATTAGAATATTTACATCAGCACTGGATTCTACATAGG GATCTTAAACCAAATAATTTGTTGTTAGATGAAAATGGGGTTTTAAAATTGGCTGACTTCGGCTTGGCAAAATCTTTTGGAAGCCCAAATAGAGTTTATACACACCAAGTAGTAACAAG gtgGTACCGAGCCCCAGAACTATTGTTTGGTGCTAGAATGTATGGTGTTGGTGTCGATATGTGGGCTGTTGGTTGTATTTTAGCTGAATTGCTCCTCAGG GTTCCTTTTTTGCCTGGAGACTCTGATCTTGACCAGCTGACACGGATATTTGAAACGCTGGGCACTCCAACGGAAGAACAGTGGCCT GGTATGACCAGTCTTCCAGATTATGTCGCATTTAAGTCTTTCCCTGGAATGCCACTTCAGCATATCTTTAGCGCAGCTGGTGATGATTTGCTCAATCTTCTGCAAGGCTTGTTCATTTTCAATCCTTGTACAAGGGTTACAGCTACTCAG GCATTGAAACAGAAGTATTTCAGCAACCGACCAGGACCCACTCCAGGAAATCAGCTGCCAAGACCCAATTGTCCCGCAGAAGTTGTAAAGGAGCaacaaaatgcacttttaaatgtaaaaaggaaaagaacagaaggaaTAGATCAAG GATTAccaaaaaaattgattttttga
- the CDK7 gene encoding cyclin-dependent kinase 7 isoform X6: MATDARARAKRYEKLDFLGEGQFATVYKARDKNTNQIVAIKKIKLGHRSEAKDGINRTALREIKLLQELSHTNIIGLLDAFGHKSNISLVFDFMETDLEVIIKDTSIVLTQSHIKAYMLMTLQGLEYLHQHWILHRDLKPNNLLLDENGVLKLADFGLAKSFGSPNRVYTHQVVTRWYRAPELLFGARMYGVGVDMWAVGCILAELLLRVPFLPGDSDLDQLTRIFETLGTPTEEQWPALKQKYFSNRPGPTPGNQLPRPNCPAEVVKEQQNALLNVKRKRTEGIDQASRLQ, translated from the exons ATGGCCACGGACGCGCGGGCCCGCGCCAAGCGATACGAGAAGCTCGACTTCTTGGGGGAGGGACAG TTTGCTACCGTCTATAAAGCGAGGGATAAGAACACCAACCAAATCGTGGCTATTAAAAAG attaAACTGGGACATAGATCAGAAGCTAAAGATG gaATCAACAGAACAGCCCTCAGGGAGATAAAATTGTTGCAGGAACTAAGCCATACGAATATTATTGGT cTTCTAGATGCATTTGGGCACAAGTCCAATATTAGCTTGGTATTTGATTTTATGGAAACGGATCTCGAg GTTATTATAAAGGATACCAGTATTGTGTTGACACAATCTCACATCAAGGCATATATGTTGATGACGCTTCAAGGATTAGAATATTTACATCAGCACTGGATTCTACATAGG GATCTTAAACCAAATAATTTGTTGTTAGATGAAAATGGGGTTTTAAAATTGGCTGACTTCGGCTTGGCAAAATCTTTTGGAAGCCCAAATAGAGTTTATACACACCAAGTAGTAACAAG gtgGTACCGAGCCCCAGAACTATTGTTTGGTGCTAGAATGTATGGTGTTGGTGTCGATATGTGGGCTGTTGGTTGTATTTTAGCTGAATTGCTCCTCAGG GTTCCTTTTTTGCCTGGAGACTCTGATCTTGACCAGCTGACACGGATATTTGAAACGCTGGGCACTCCAACGGAAGAACAGTGGCCT GCATTGAAACAGAAGTATTTCAGCAACCGACCAGGACCCACTCCAGGAAATCAGCTGCCAAGACCCAATTGTCCCGCAGAAGTTGTAAAGGAGCaacaaaatgcacttttaaatgtaaaaaggaaaagaacagaaggaaTAGATCAAG CCTCAAGATTGCAATGA
- the CDK7 gene encoding cyclin-dependent kinase 7 isoform X5 codes for MATDARARAKRYEKLDFLGEGQFATVYKARDKNTNQIVAIKKIKLGHRSEAKDGINRTALREIKLLQELSHTNIIGLLDAFGHKSNISLVFDFMETDLEVIIKDTSIVLTQSHIKAYMLMTLQGLEYLHQHWILHRDLKPNNLLLDENGVLKLADFGLAKSFGSPNRVYTHQVVTRWYRAPELLFGARMYGVGVDMWAVGCILAELLLRVPFLPGDSDLDQLTRIFETLGTPTEEQWPALKQKYFSNRPGPTPGNQLPRPNCPAEVVKEQQNALLNVKRKRTEGIDQGLPKKLIF; via the exons ATGGCCACGGACGCGCGGGCCCGCGCCAAGCGATACGAGAAGCTCGACTTCTTGGGGGAGGGACAG TTTGCTACCGTCTATAAAGCGAGGGATAAGAACACCAACCAAATCGTGGCTATTAAAAAG attaAACTGGGACATAGATCAGAAGCTAAAGATG gaATCAACAGAACAGCCCTCAGGGAGATAAAATTGTTGCAGGAACTAAGCCATACGAATATTATTGGT cTTCTAGATGCATTTGGGCACAAGTCCAATATTAGCTTGGTATTTGATTTTATGGAAACGGATCTCGAg GTTATTATAAAGGATACCAGTATTGTGTTGACACAATCTCACATCAAGGCATATATGTTGATGACGCTTCAAGGATTAGAATATTTACATCAGCACTGGATTCTACATAGG GATCTTAAACCAAATAATTTGTTGTTAGATGAAAATGGGGTTTTAAAATTGGCTGACTTCGGCTTGGCAAAATCTTTTGGAAGCCCAAATAGAGTTTATACACACCAAGTAGTAACAAG gtgGTACCGAGCCCCAGAACTATTGTTTGGTGCTAGAATGTATGGTGTTGGTGTCGATATGTGGGCTGTTGGTTGTATTTTAGCTGAATTGCTCCTCAGG GTTCCTTTTTTGCCTGGAGACTCTGATCTTGACCAGCTGACACGGATATTTGAAACGCTGGGCACTCCAACGGAAGAACAGTGGCCT GCATTGAAACAGAAGTATTTCAGCAACCGACCAGGACCCACTCCAGGAAATCAGCTGCCAAGACCCAATTGTCCCGCAGAAGTTGTAAAGGAGCaacaaaatgcacttttaaatgtaaaaaggaaaagaacagaaggaaTAGATCAAG GATTAccaaaaaaattgattttttga
- the CDK7 gene encoding cyclin-dependent kinase 7 isoform X4, which yields MATDARARAKRYEKLDFLGEGQFATVYKARDKNTNQIVAIKKIKLGHRSEAKDGINRTALREIKLLQELSHTNIIGLLDAFGHKSNISLVFDFMETDLEVIIKDTSIVLTQSHIKAYMLMTLQGLEYLHQHWILHRDLKPNNLLLDENGVLKLADFGLAKSFGSPNRVYTHQVVTRWYRAPELLFGARMYGVGVDMWAVGCILAELLLRGMTSLPDYVAFKSFPGMPLQHIFSAAGDDLLNLLQGLFIFNPCTRVTATQALKQKYFSNRPGPTPGNQLPRPNCPAEVVKEQQNALLNVKRKRTEGIDQASRLQ from the exons ATGGCCACGGACGCGCGGGCCCGCGCCAAGCGATACGAGAAGCTCGACTTCTTGGGGGAGGGACAG TTTGCTACCGTCTATAAAGCGAGGGATAAGAACACCAACCAAATCGTGGCTATTAAAAAG attaAACTGGGACATAGATCAGAAGCTAAAGATG gaATCAACAGAACAGCCCTCAGGGAGATAAAATTGTTGCAGGAACTAAGCCATACGAATATTATTGGT cTTCTAGATGCATTTGGGCACAAGTCCAATATTAGCTTGGTATTTGATTTTATGGAAACGGATCTCGAg GTTATTATAAAGGATACCAGTATTGTGTTGACACAATCTCACATCAAGGCATATATGTTGATGACGCTTCAAGGATTAGAATATTTACATCAGCACTGGATTCTACATAGG GATCTTAAACCAAATAATTTGTTGTTAGATGAAAATGGGGTTTTAAAATTGGCTGACTTCGGCTTGGCAAAATCTTTTGGAAGCCCAAATAGAGTTTATACACACCAAGTAGTAACAAG gtgGTACCGAGCCCCAGAACTATTGTTTGGTGCTAGAATGTATGGTGTTGGTGTCGATATGTGGGCTGTTGGTTGTATTTTAGCTGAATTGCTCCTCAGG GGTATGACCAGTCTTCCAGATTATGTCGCATTTAAGTCTTTCCCTGGAATGCCACTTCAGCATATCTTTAGCGCAGCTGGTGATGATTTGCTCAATCTTCTGCAAGGCTTGTTCATTTTCAATCCTTGTACAAGGGTTACAGCTACTCAG GCATTGAAACAGAAGTATTTCAGCAACCGACCAGGACCCACTCCAGGAAATCAGCTGCCAAGACCCAATTGTCCCGCAGAAGTTGTAAAGGAGCaacaaaatgcacttttaaatgtaaaaaggaaaagaacagaaggaaTAGATCAAG CCTCAAGATTGCAATGA
- the CDK7 gene encoding cyclin-dependent kinase 7 isoform X3 has translation MATDARARAKRYEKLDFLGEGQFATVYKARDKNTNQIVAIKKIKLGHRSEAKDGINRTALREIKLLQELSHTNIIGLLDAFGHKSNISLVFDFMETDLEVIIKDTSIVLTQSHIKAYMLMTLQGLEYLHQHWILHRDLKPNNLLLDENGVLKLADFGLAKSFGSPNRVYTHQVVTRWYRAPELLFGARMYGVGVDMWAVGCILAELLLRGMTSLPDYVAFKSFPGMPLQHIFSAAGDDLLNLLQGLFIFNPCTRVTATQALKQKYFSNRPGPTPGNQLPRPNCPAEVVKEQQNALLNVKRKRTEGIDQGLPKKLIF, from the exons ATGGCCACGGACGCGCGGGCCCGCGCCAAGCGATACGAGAAGCTCGACTTCTTGGGGGAGGGACAG TTTGCTACCGTCTATAAAGCGAGGGATAAGAACACCAACCAAATCGTGGCTATTAAAAAG attaAACTGGGACATAGATCAGAAGCTAAAGATG gaATCAACAGAACAGCCCTCAGGGAGATAAAATTGTTGCAGGAACTAAGCCATACGAATATTATTGGT cTTCTAGATGCATTTGGGCACAAGTCCAATATTAGCTTGGTATTTGATTTTATGGAAACGGATCTCGAg GTTATTATAAAGGATACCAGTATTGTGTTGACACAATCTCACATCAAGGCATATATGTTGATGACGCTTCAAGGATTAGAATATTTACATCAGCACTGGATTCTACATAGG GATCTTAAACCAAATAATTTGTTGTTAGATGAAAATGGGGTTTTAAAATTGGCTGACTTCGGCTTGGCAAAATCTTTTGGAAGCCCAAATAGAGTTTATACACACCAAGTAGTAACAAG gtgGTACCGAGCCCCAGAACTATTGTTTGGTGCTAGAATGTATGGTGTTGGTGTCGATATGTGGGCTGTTGGTTGTATTTTAGCTGAATTGCTCCTCAGG GGTATGACCAGTCTTCCAGATTATGTCGCATTTAAGTCTTTCCCTGGAATGCCACTTCAGCATATCTTTAGCGCAGCTGGTGATGATTTGCTCAATCTTCTGCAAGGCTTGTTCATTTTCAATCCTTGTACAAGGGTTACAGCTACTCAG GCATTGAAACAGAAGTATTTCAGCAACCGACCAGGACCCACTCCAGGAAATCAGCTGCCAAGACCCAATTGTCCCGCAGAAGTTGTAAAGGAGCaacaaaatgcacttttaaatgtaaaaaggaaaagaacagaaggaaTAGATCAAG GATTAccaaaaaaattgattttttga
- the CDK7 gene encoding cyclin-dependent kinase 7 isoform X2, with protein sequence MATDARARAKRYEKLDFLGEGQFATVYKARDKNTNQIVAIKKIKLGHRSEAKDGINRTALREIKLLQELSHTNIIGLLDAFGHKSNISLVFDFMETDLEVIIKDTSIVLTQSHIKAYMLMTLQGLEYLHQHWILHRDLKPNNLLLDENGVLKLADFGLAKSFGSPNRVYTHQVVTRWYRAPELLFGARMYGVGVDMWAVGCILAELLLRVPFLPGDSDLDQLTRIFETLGTPTEEQWPGMTSLPDYVAFKSFPGMPLQHIFSAAGDDLLNLLQGLFIFNPCTRVTATQALKQKYFSNRPGPTPGNQLPRPNCPAEVVKEQQNALLNVKRKRTEGIDQASRLQ encoded by the exons ATGGCCACGGACGCGCGGGCCCGCGCCAAGCGATACGAGAAGCTCGACTTCTTGGGGGAGGGACAG TTTGCTACCGTCTATAAAGCGAGGGATAAGAACACCAACCAAATCGTGGCTATTAAAAAG attaAACTGGGACATAGATCAGAAGCTAAAGATG gaATCAACAGAACAGCCCTCAGGGAGATAAAATTGTTGCAGGAACTAAGCCATACGAATATTATTGGT cTTCTAGATGCATTTGGGCACAAGTCCAATATTAGCTTGGTATTTGATTTTATGGAAACGGATCTCGAg GTTATTATAAAGGATACCAGTATTGTGTTGACACAATCTCACATCAAGGCATATATGTTGATGACGCTTCAAGGATTAGAATATTTACATCAGCACTGGATTCTACATAGG GATCTTAAACCAAATAATTTGTTGTTAGATGAAAATGGGGTTTTAAAATTGGCTGACTTCGGCTTGGCAAAATCTTTTGGAAGCCCAAATAGAGTTTATACACACCAAGTAGTAACAAG gtgGTACCGAGCCCCAGAACTATTGTTTGGTGCTAGAATGTATGGTGTTGGTGTCGATATGTGGGCTGTTGGTTGTATTTTAGCTGAATTGCTCCTCAGG GTTCCTTTTTTGCCTGGAGACTCTGATCTTGACCAGCTGACACGGATATTTGAAACGCTGGGCACTCCAACGGAAGAACAGTGGCCT GGTATGACCAGTCTTCCAGATTATGTCGCATTTAAGTCTTTCCCTGGAATGCCACTTCAGCATATCTTTAGCGCAGCTGGTGATGATTTGCTCAATCTTCTGCAAGGCTTGTTCATTTTCAATCCTTGTACAAGGGTTACAGCTACTCAG GCATTGAAACAGAAGTATTTCAGCAACCGACCAGGACCCACTCCAGGAAATCAGCTGCCAAGACCCAATTGTCCCGCAGAAGTTGTAAAGGAGCaacaaaatgcacttttaaatgtaaaaaggaaaagaacagaaggaaTAGATCAAG CCTCAAGATTGCAATGA